From one Sparus aurata chromosome 16, fSpaAur1.1, whole genome shotgun sequence genomic stretch:
- the LOC115597466 gene encoding claudin-20 encodes MASTGMQIFGFVLALLGIMGAMVATLLPNWKVSADVGSNIITAISQMQGLWMDCTWYSTGMFSCTLKYSVLSLPAYLQTARTTMVLCCVLAAMGLCLASLGLKCTRWGGGRRSKRHAAIASGGCFVAAGFLCLVPASWFTNEVITNFLDSSVPESNKFEPGGAVYVAFVSAGFLFMGGFIFCMSCSGKRHGPQDLVLLPPPDKLLLQQQQQQQLLQQQQELQHQYCSLSPLDNKTGYSLQDYV; translated from the coding sequence ATGGCATCCACGGGCATGCAGATATTCGGATTTGTCCTGGCGTTGCTGGGCATCATGGGTGCCATGGTCGCCACACTGCTGCCCAACTGGAAGGTCAGCGCAGATGTGGGCTCCAACATCATCACGGCGATTTCCCAGATGCAGGGTCTGTGGATGGACTGCACATGGTACAGCACAGGCATGTTCAGCTGCACACTAAAGTATTCCGTGCTCTCACTACCTGCGTACTTGCAGACTGCCCGCACCACTATGGTGCTCTGCTGCGTACTGGCTGCCATGGGCCTCTGTCTCGCATCCCTGGGACTAAAATGCACGCGTTGGGGAGGTGGACGGCGCTCCAAGCGGCATGCCGCTATCGCCAGCGGCGGCTGCTTTGTCGCTGCAGGCTTTCTGTGTCTGGTGCCTGCTTCCTGGTTTACCAACGAGGTCATCACCAACTTCCTGGACTCCAGCGTGCCCGAGAGCAATAAGTTTGAGCCCGGGGGTGCTGTGTACGTGGCCTTTGTTTCCGCAGGATTCCTCTTCATGGGGGGCTTCATCTTCTGTATGTCCTGCTCGGGGAAGAGACATGGCCCCCAGGACCTGGTCCTGCTCCCTCCCCCTGACAAATtgctgctccagcagcagcaacagcaacagctgctccagcagcagcaagagCTCCAGCACCAGTACTGCTCTCTCTCCCCATTAGACAATAAGACGGGCTACAGCCTGCAGGACTACGTGTAA